In one Bacteroidales bacterium genomic region, the following are encoded:
- a CDS encoding gliding motility-associated C-terminal domain-containing protein: MKIKEVTYFNNIRKSIYLIFANMDKRKIILFALLLISNLLVIGQQKVSINDYQVIYNDPTDENILKDAKGSFGVSIDNITNVSCFGNCDGSITISLTGTPTYPVNIRLTKPPDLGGGFVFFNNLQASDFPYTISGLCGSSAPYTIRVRDNDNSTVTVGNIYILAPAQMSIEEGDYEVFNESCNGKCDGGISIYYVTNAQGNTYYSWSSGETTANITNKCAGTYTVTVTDDMGCTKDFSFDITAPPALIIDSISYTPVFCNGGSGSLTIYASGGNPPYAYDIGGGYFVGNTFNGLAAGTYGVTVMDNNGCTVTGGPVTITENSAIVLTETHVDVGCFGTATGSIDLTVNGGTAPYSYNWQGPNGFTANTQDITNLEAGNYAVTVTDTYSCTSTLSVTINSAAAINVTESHTNVTCNGGNNGTITLTVSGGTAPYSYTWTGPSCPCSGSSLSNLTAGTYQVTITDNAACTTTLSIDITEPDAIVITGALTNVDCYGQCTGTINLTVTGGVSPYSYNWTGPGGFTSNSEDLINLCAGFYYVTVTDGNSCTRTRSFQIVSPPDININAFVQNPTCSGNCNGFINLNVNGGTPVYTYAWSSGQTTQNISNLCAGSYTVTVTDSRGCTKSQTFNLTDPAGMNLTETHIDVTCHGLNNGSIDLTVGGTYTSPLTYNWSGPNGYTNTTEDITNLYAGNYNVTVTDASSCSKTLSVVINENSNIILTASILNVSCNGSCDGSIDITVNGGVAPYSYNWTGPSFSSTNEDIVNLCLGTYNLTVTDALGCTKDTSFEITQPYPIVITDVHQNVTCNGLNNGSIDITVSDGNPPYTYQWSGPSCPCNTEDLTNLQPGVYTVTVTDVSLCTQTYSVTITEPSVLAVSETHTNVSCFGGNNGSITLTVSGGTAPYSYTWTGPSCPCNGSSLSNLTAGTYDVTVTDANSCSTTLSIVITQPANALSVTESHTNVSCYGGNNGSITLTVLGGTAPYSYTWTGPSCPCSGSSLSNLTAGNYNVTVTDANSCTTTLSIVITQPANALSVTESHTDVLCFGGNNGTINLSVSGGTAPYSYTWTGPSCPCNGSSLSNLTAGTYNVTVTDANSCSTALSIIVAQPNQLIADITSQTNMSCGGGCSGSATVSVSGGTPNYSYLWSDGETTSTATALCVGWNYVTVTDAHSCTSVDSTEILAPPALSAVISDSSMSCGGVPTGVFGGGMYVPDGPICPQQCYETTVDISAFAPSATLQNANQLESICVNMEHSFAGDLSFKIICPNGQSVVLDSYDNSGGSYLGLANEQDCHSCISNPPGCGQGTGWTYCWSSIYPQQGLLNTLDGQTSPVPPTDVTNHLNYLTPQNALTSLVGCPLNGTWKMEICDNWQIDDGWVFWWQVNFAASLYPSQYCNGTATVSPQGGQAPYSYMWSNGATSQTITDLCAGNYCVTITDANNCTASTCVTIIDINLTIDSISKTDASCSGVCNGTATVHTTNGFAPILYNWSNGATTQTITNLCAGTYKVTVTEDNGCTAVDSVIIDNGISMIVTINQTSTILCNGDCTGGAVVLVQNGQAPYSYTWSPNVGDNGPIISNKCADTYNVTVTDNNGCTATGSTTFSAPPALVIDSTQVTNEQPCNASNNGSITIFVSGGTSPYQYNIGTGNQVSNTFSGLAAGTYTPTITDANNCQLIGAPITITEPSLLVIDNVSGTDVTPCNGSANGTITVTVSGGVAPYLYDIGSGNQASNIFNGLSGGTYTVTITDNLGCTIVANPVTINEPSLLTLDLVSQTDVACNGACTGTLQVTGNGGVAPYSYTWNPNVGIGNSLTNLCAGLYFATVTDQLGCTATRTFEIKDTSNLELDTLLLQHPLCFGQANGAITVGGSGGFPPYTYQWDNGLPPQANQINLAAGTYNVTIYDDSLCSRSTSFTLVNPAPVNDSITLDQSISCFGVCNAIITVHPYDGVGIYTYQWDDPANSTTATVNNLCAGTYHVTISDGNGCTKTDSITITEPSQILSTLTQTQSILCYGQCTAQVQDVISGGTAPYTYTWSAGLASGSTVSNVCAGWLYVTISDANSCSTIDSIEITQPDSIQISFINVTQVNCHGDCSGQATAQVIGGTGVYSYQWSVSAGGQTTATATNLCAGFHDVTVTDANGCSNVNTVQISDTSNLNVLIVSQNNPLCNGDSTGAITVTGIGGFPPYSYIWEDATTDSIRINLPAGVYSVTVYDDSLCSHSMMITLVDPPILQDSITIDNPISCNGNCNAVVTVYPYGGTAPYILLWQTGSTAQTIFGLCAATYYVTITDANGCVRIDSVTITEPDVLLSSLSITQAISCYNSCDGQVQVSTSGGTSPYSFAWSSGASGNLATNLCAGWVFVTTTDAYNCTRVDSIELSQPDSLSIIVNTVPVSCSGNCSGIASVFVLGGTLPYSYQWDTNAGNATTPIVDSLCANIYSFTVTDANGCIKVGTASIIDTSNLKIDTLLLQNPLCFGQCNGAITVGGSGGYPPYTYAWDNGLPSQANQINLCAGSYTVTLTDDSLCKRWATITLTNPPALQDSINVLQSISCFNDCNGAVASFPYGGTAPYVFDWDDSFLSHNDTLQWLCAGNYHVTITDANGCVVTDSVSLVNPPQLTSSLAITQAISCYGTCNGMATATISGGTLPYSFAWSNGDNAATADSLCAGWVYLTVTDANLCQVVDSIEFIQPDSLNLLFSSTAASCGGTNGTATVTVTGGTAPYTYQWDANAANQTTATATSLGVNIYFVTVTDGNGCTKVGSVSVIDTSNLVINITNIHHISCAGSCDGSATASVTGGYPPYTFLWSTTPAQTDSIATSLCVGTYFVTVVDDSLCSRVAMVDITDADVLAVNDSIVPISCPGLCDASIILTPTGGTPPYISYQWSIIGETDSIASGLCSGTYYYTVTDANNCVVSDSVTIIDPGTMTVSINVLQNLLCHNDCNGSLGVTVNGALGPYNYQWNNGITDSVLVGLCAGFYEVTVTGVGGCSAVANFTLMNPDSLQLTFTNVLQVACGGDCSGRVTALVTGGTPPYTIQWDANAGNATTPTIDSLCANLYFVTVTDQNGCSLTSMFEITDTSHLELHIIDSSMVTCYGRCDGWALAQAQNGYIPYTYEWNTVPAQYNAQAVDLCAGTYLVTVTDDSLCSRVRMVTITQPDSLYLRVVDSTQIRCYGDCNGSVTVSPIGGTMPYTLLWSNAQIDTVATGLCAGLYTATLTDAHNCADSIKYIVSQPTAINDSTSVITSLCAQGSNDGSVTLTINGGTPPYQVLWNTGDTLTQLDSLSSGTYYYTITDAHGCIKQDSVNVQPMIVVHATAKTDTTICYGDSVQIFGFGGAVYFWTPSTGLSDSTVFNPFAKPTITTTYYFTVFDSICFDVDSVTIGVYPQITVDAGPNQTILYDHTTTLNGTCSDANATFLWVPSTGLEDSASAVTIAHPLETTTYYLLATNVNGCTVIDSVTITVIPKIRIPSGFTPNGDGINDEWVIDLIELFPNCEVYIYNRWGEKLYYSKGYPPSERWNGKYKGKDLPSGTYYYIINLHDEAYPDPITGPITIMR, encoded by the coding sequence GTGAAGATAAAAGAAGTAACATATTTTAATAATATCCGTAAAAGCATTTACTTAATTTTTGCCAATATGGACAAGAGGAAAATAATTCTTTTCGCATTATTACTAATAAGCAATTTGTTGGTAATAGGTCAGCAAAAGGTTAGCATAAACGATTATCAGGTTATATATAATGACCCAACTGACGAAAATATTCTTAAAGATGCAAAAGGTTCTTTTGGGGTTTCTATCGATAATATTACAAATGTGAGTTGTTTTGGTAACTGCGATGGAAGCATAACCATTTCCTTAACGGGTACTCCAACTTATCCTGTAAATATTAGATTGACCAAACCACCTGATTTAGGCGGTGGTTTCGTTTTTTTTAATAACCTTCAAGCAAGTGATTTTCCTTATACTATTTCGGGCTTGTGTGGTTCATCAGCACCTTATACTATTAGAGTTCGCGATAACGATAATTCAACGGTTACGGTTGGAAATATATATATATTGGCTCCGGCTCAAATGTCGATAGAAGAAGGCGATTATGAAGTGTTTAACGAAAGTTGTAACGGGAAATGTGATGGTGGTATTAGCATTTATTATGTTACTAATGCCCAAGGTAATACCTATTATAGCTGGTCGTCGGGCGAAACTACAGCTAATATTACAAACAAATGTGCAGGCACCTATACTGTTACCGTAACCGATGATATGGGTTGTACAAAAGATTTTTCTTTTGATATAACAGCTCCGCCAGCTTTGATTATTGATTCTATTTCTTACACCCCGGTTTTTTGTAACGGAGGCTCTGGTAGTTTAACCATTTATGCTTCAGGAGGCAACCCTCCTTATGCTTACGATATTGGTGGGGGGTATTTTGTTGGGAATACATTTAATGGATTAGCAGCAGGTACTTACGGAGTAACTGTTATGGATAATAATGGCTGTACGGTAACGGGTGGACCTGTTACTATAACCGAAAACTCAGCCATTGTCTTAACTGAAACACATGTCGATGTTGGTTGTTTTGGAACAGCTACCGGTTCTATTGATTTAACTGTAAATGGAGGAACCGCTCCTTATAGTTATAATTGGCAAGGTCCAAATGGCTTTACCGCTAATACACAAGATATTACTAATTTAGAAGCAGGGAACTATGCTGTAACTGTTACCGATACTTATTCGTGTACTTCCACATTATCAGTAACCATAAATTCTGCGGCAGCTATCAATGTTACCGAATCGCATACCAATGTTACTTGTAATGGTGGAAATAATGGCACGATTACCCTTACGGTTAGTGGTGGTACGGCTCCTTATTCTTACACTTGGACGGGTCCAAGTTGTCCGTGTAGTGGAAGTAGTTTATCAAATTTAACGGCAGGAACCTATCAGGTAACCATTACAGATAATGCAGCATGTACAACTACTTTGTCTATTGATATAACAGAGCCAGATGCAATTGTGATAACGGGAGCTCTTACCAATGTTGATTGTTATGGTCAATGTACGGGTACTATTAATTTAACAGTTACAGGTGGTGTATCGCCTTATTCATATAATTGGACAGGTCCTGGAGGTTTTACAAGTAATAGTGAAGATTTAATCAATCTCTGTGCGGGTTTTTACTATGTTACAGTTACAGATGGTAATTCTTGTACACGAACCCGAAGTTTTCAGATTGTTTCTCCACCTGATATTAACATCAATGCTTTTGTTCAAAATCCTACTTGTAGCGGAAATTGTAATGGCTTTATCAATTTGAATGTAAATGGTGGCACCCCTGTTTATACTTACGCTTGGAGTAGTGGACAAACAACGCAAAATATTTCAAATTTGTGTGCCGGAAGTTATACAGTAACGGTTACAGATTCTAGGGGGTGTACCAAATCGCAAACATTCAACTTAACCGACCCAGCTGGAATGAATTTAACCGAAACCCATATTGACGTAACTTGTCATGGTCTCAATAATGGTAGCATCGATTTAACGGTGGGGGGCACTTATACAAGCCCACTTACATACAATTGGTCGGGTCCAAATGGATATACCAATACTACAGAAGATATTACAAATTTGTATGCTGGTAACTATAATGTGACTGTAACCGATGCATCCTCTTGTTCAAAAACGCTGAGTGTAGTTATTAACGAAAATTCAAATATTATACTTACTGCTTCTATATTAAATGTATCGTGTAACGGTTCTTGTGATGGTTCTATTGATATTACCGTGAATGGAGGTGTTGCACCTTATTCGTATAATTGGACAGGACCCTCGTTTAGTTCAACCAATGAAGATATTGTAAATTTGTGTTTAGGTACTTATAATTTAACTGTAACAGATGCACTTGGATGTACAAAGGATACTTCGTTTGAAATAACACAACCTTATCCTATTGTTATTACAGATGTGCATCAAAACGTTACTTGTAATGGATTGAACAATGGTTCTATTGATATTACGGTGAGCGATGGTAATCCGCCTTATACGTATCAGTGGTCGGGTCCTAGTTGTCCATGCAATACTGAAGATTTAACAAATTTACAACCGGGTGTTTATACCGTTACCGTTACCGATGTTAGTTTATGTACTCAAACCTATTCAGTAACCATAACAGAACCATCGGTTTTAGCTGTAAGCGAAACCCATACCAATGTTTCATGTTTTGGAGGCAATAATGGTAGTATAACTTTAACTGTATCGGGTGGCACAGCTCCTTATTCTTACACATGGACAGGTCCCAGTTGTCCATGTAATGGAAGTAGTTTAAGTAACTTGACGGCGGGGACATACGATGTGACGGTTACCGATGCTAATAGTTGTTCAACAACGTTGAGTATCGTAATTACGCAACCTGCCAATGCCTTAAGTGTTACCGAATCGCATACGAATGTTTCGTGTTATGGTGGGAATAATGGTAGTATTACTTTAACTGTATTGGGTGGCACAGCTCCTTATTCTTACACATGGACAGGTCCGAGTTGCCCGTGTAGTGGCAGTAGTTTAAGTAATTTGACAGCAGGAAATTACAATGTTACAGTTACTGATGCTAATAGCTGTACTACAACCTTGAGCATTGTAATAACACAACCTGCCAATGCTTTAAGTGTAACCGAATCCCATACCGATGTTTTGTGCTTTGGTGGGAATAACGGTACTATTAATTTAAGCGTTTCTGGTGGTACCGCTCCTTATTCTTATACTTGGACAGGTCCCAGTTGTCCTTGTAATGGAAGTAGTTTGAGCAATTTAACGGCAGGAACCTATAATGTAACCGTTACCGATGCTAATAGTTGTTCAACGGCTTTGAGCATAATTGTTGCTCAGCCTAATCAATTAATTGCCGATATTACTTCACAAACCAATATGAGTTGCGGCGGTGGATGTTCGGGAAGTGCCACTGTTTCGGTAAGCGGAGGAACACCCAATTATTCGTATTTGTGGAGTGATGGCGAAACAACTTCAACCGCAACAGCTCTTTGTGTTGGGTGGAATTATGTTACCGTTACGGATGCTCATAGTTGTACATCTGTTGATTCTACCGAAATATTAGCCCCTCCAGCTTTGTCGGCAGTTATTTCCGACTCTTCGATGTCATGTGGAGGTGTTCCTACCGGAGTGTTCGGGGGTGGCATGTATGTGCCCGATGGTCCTATTTGTCCGCAACAATGTTATGAGACTACGGTTGATATTAGTGCATTTGCCCCCTCAGCAACATTGCAAAATGCAAATCAGCTTGAGTCTATTTGTGTAAATATGGAACATTCTTTTGCCGGAGATTTATCGTTTAAAATTATATGCCCCAATGGTCAAAGTGTAGTACTTGATAGCTATGACAATTCGGGAGGATCTTATCTTGGATTGGCAAATGAACAAGATTGTCATTCATGTATTTCAAATCCACCTGGCTGTGGACAAGGTACAGGATGGACGTATTGTTGGTCATCTATATATCCGCAGCAAGGATTACTCAATACTTTAGATGGACAAACAAGCCCGGTACCTCCTACCGATGTTACGAATCATTTAAATTATTTAACACCTCAAAATGCTTTAACTTCATTGGTGGGTTGCCCATTAAATGGTACATGGAAAATGGAAATTTGTGATAATTGGCAAATTGATGATGGTTGGGTATTTTGGTGGCAGGTTAATTTTGCTGCAAGCTTATATCCTTCGCAATATTGCAATGGAACGGCAACCGTTAGTCCACAAGGAGGACAAGCTCCTTATAGTTACATGTGGTCAAATGGAGCTACTTCGCAAACCATAACGGACTTATGTGCAGGAAATTACTGCGTAACAATTACTGATGCAAATAATTGTACAGCTTCTACTTGTGTAACGATTATAGATATTAACTTAACCATTGATTCTATTTCAAAAACGGATGCTTCGTGTAGCGGTGTTTGCAACGGAACGGCTACGGTTCATACAACCAATGGTTTTGCTCCAATTCTTTATAATTGGTCTAATGGTGCTACTACTCAAACCATAACCAATTTATGTGCTGGTACTTATAAAGTTACTGTAACTGAGGATAATGGCTGTACAGCGGTTGATTCAGTTATTATTGACAATGGTATAAGCATGATTGTTACAATAAATCAAACTAGCACAATATTGTGTAATGGTGATTGCACAGGTGGAGCTGTTGTACTAGTGCAAAACGGGCAGGCTCCTTATTCCTATACATGGTCACCTAATGTAGGTGATAATGGTCCCATTATTTCGAATAAATGTGCCGATACATATAATGTAACTGTTACAGATAATAATGGTTGTACAGCAACAGGTTCGACTACTTTTAGTGCACCTCCTGCATTAGTTATTGATTCCACTCAGGTTACAAATGAGCAACCTTGTAATGCTTCAAATAATGGTAGTATTACTATTTTTGTAAGTGGTGGAACATCACCCTATCAATATAATATTGGAACTGGAAATCAGGTAAGCAATACGTTTAGCGGCTTAGCAGCAGGTACTTATACTCCAACTATAACCGATGCTAATAATTGTCAATTGATAGGAGCACCTATTACTATTACTGAGCCTTCGTTACTTGTAATTGATAACGTGAGCGGAACAGATGTTACTCCTTGTAATGGAAGTGCAAATGGAACGATTACGGTTACAGTATCCGGTGGTGTTGCTCCTTATTTGTATGATATAGGTTCTGGGAATCAGGCTTCTAATATATTCAATGGTTTAAGTGGAGGAACTTATACCGTAACTATTACCGATAATCTTGGTTGTACTATTGTGGCAAACCCTGTTACGATAAACGAACCATCTTTACTGACGCTTGATTTAGTTTCTCAAACCGATGTGGCTTGTAATGGTGCTTGTACCGGAACTTTGCAGGTAACAGGAAATGGCGGTGTGGCTCCTTATTCCTATACATGGAATCCCAATGTTGGAATTGGTAATAGCTTGACTAACCTTTGTGCTGGTTTGTACTTTGCTACAGTTACCGACCAATTGGGTTGTACGGCTACTCGAACATTTGAAATAAAAGATACATCTAATTTAGAGCTTGATACGCTTTTATTACAGCATCCTCTATGTTTTGGACAAGCTAATGGTGCCATCACGGTGGGTGGGAGTGGAGGTTTTCCACCTTATACCTATCAATGGGACAATGGTTTGCCACCACAAGCAAATCAAATAAATCTAGCTGCCGGAACATATAATGTTACTATTTATGATGATAGCCTTTGTTCGCGTTCTACATCGTTTACACTGGTTAATCCGGCACCTGTGAATGATTCAATTACTCTTGATCAATCTATATCGTGTTTTGGTGTTTGCAATGCAATAATAACAGTTCACCCATATGATGGAGTAGGAATTTATACTTATCAATGGGACGATCCTGCAAATTCTACAACGGCTACCGTTAATAATTTATGTGCGGGAACGTATCATGTTACTATTAGTGATGGAAATGGTTGTACAAAAACTGATTCCATTACTATAACTGAGCCGAGTCAAATACTAAGTACATTAACTCAAACTCAGTCTATTTTATGTTACGGACAATGTACCGCTCAGGTACAAGATGTAATTTCGGGAGGAACAGCTCCATATACTTATACTTGGTCAGCTGGGTTAGCCTCTGGAAGCACAGTTTCGAATGTTTGTGCTGGATGGTTATATGTTACTATTTCAGATGCAAATAGTTGTTCTACAATTGATTCAATAGAGATAACACAACCCGATAGTATTCAAATCAGTTTTATTAATGTAACGCAAGTTAATTGTCATGGCGATTGTTCAGGTCAGGCAACGGCTCAGGTAATAGGTGGAACAGGTGTTTATTCTTATCAATGGTCAGTATCGGCTGGTGGTCAAACAACTGCGACCGCTACTAACCTCTGTGCCGGATTTCACGATGTAACTGTAACCGATGCGAATGGATGTTCTAATGTTAATACTGTTCAAATTTCAGATACATCGAATTTGAATGTTCTAATTGTATCGCAAAACAACCCCTTGTGTAATGGCGATTCAACGGGAGCGATTACAGTAACTGGAATAGGAGGCTTCCCTCCATATTCTTATATTTGGGAAGATGCTACTACTGACTCTATTCGTATAAATTTACCCGCGGGCGTTTATTCTGTTACCGTTTATGACGATAGTTTATGTTCTCATTCTATGATGATAACTTTAGTAGATCCTCCCATATTACAAGATTCTATTACAATTGATAATCCGATAAGTTGCAATGGTAATTGTAATGCTGTTGTAACAGTATATCCATATGGAGGAACTGCTCCTTATATATTATTGTGGCAAACAGGAAGTACAGCACAAACAATTTTTGGTTTGTGTGCCGCTACTTATTACGTAACCATTACCGATGCCAATGGTTGTGTACGAATTGATTCGGTAACCATTACCGAACCGGATGTTTTATTGAGCAGTTTATCTATAACGCAAGCTATATCGTGTTACAATAGTTGCGATGGTCAAGTTCAGGTGAGCACGAGTGGTGGAACATCTCCCTATTCTTTTGCATGGTCGAGTGGTGCAAGTGGCAATTTAGCAACTAACTTATGTGCAGGATGGGTATTTGTAACAACTACCGATGCGTATAATTGTACTCGTGTGGATTCGATTGAACTTAGTCAGCCCGATAGTTTATCCATTATTGTAAATACCGTTCCTGTTTCGTGTAGTGGAAATTGTTCGGGTATTGCTTCTGTTTTTGTACTTGGAGGAACGCTTCCTTATTCATATCAATGGGATACTAATGCAGGTAATGCTACCACTCCAATTGTTGATTCGTTGTGTGCTAATATTTATTCGTTTACGGTTACCGATGCCAATGGTTGTATAAAGGTAGGAACTGCTTCTATTATAGATACGTCGAACTTGAAAATCGATACATTATTACTACAAAATCCTTTATGTTTTGGTCAATGCAATGGTGCCATAACGGTTGGTGGAAGTGGAGGTTATCCACCTTACACTTATGCTTGGGATAATGGTTTACCATCACAAGCCAATCAAATAAATCTTTGTGCCGGAAGTTATACGGTAACGCTTACTGACGATAGTTTGTGTAAACGTTGGGCAACCATAACTTTGACTAATCCTCCTGCCTTACAAGATTCGATTAATGTTTTACAGTCAATTTCTTGTTTTAACGATTGTAATGGTGCTGTAGCATCTTTCCCTTATGGCGGAACAGCTCCTTATGTTTTTGATTGGGACGATTCGTTCCTTTCGCATAATGATACATTACAATGGTTATGTGCCGGCAATTATCATGTTACTATTACCGATGCTAATGGTTGTGTTGTAACTGATTCAGTAAGTTTAGTTAATCCTCCCCAACTTACATCATCGTTGGCAATAACACAAGCGATTTCATGTTATGGAACATGCAACGGAATGGCTACTGCTACTATTTCGGGTGGAACCTTGCCTTATTCGTTTGCATGGTCGAATGGCGACAATGCTGCTACGGCTGATAGTTTATGTGCCGGTTGGGTTTATTTAACTGTTACCGATGCTAATCTTTGTCAGGTAGTAGATTCCATTGAATTTATACAACCCGATTCTCTTAATTTGTTGTTTAGTTCAACAGCTGCATCGTGTGGTGGAACAAATGGAACAGCAACGGTTACAGTTACGGGAGGTACCGCTCCATATACCTATCAATGGGATGCTAACGCAGCAAATCAAACTACGGCTACAGCAACTTCTTTGGGTGTAAATATTTATTTTGTAACCGTTACTGACGGAAATGGTTGTACAAAGGTGGGGTCTGTAAGCGTAATAGACACATCGAATTTAGTTATTAATATTACTAATATTCATCATATTAGTTGTGCTGGATCTTGTGACGGGTCTGCTACGGCTAGTGTTACGGGTGGTTATCCTCCCTATACATTCTTGTGGAGTACAACACCCGCTCAAACAGATTCTATCGCAACAAGTTTATGTGTAGGGACTTACTTTGTTACAGTAGTCGATGATAGCCTTTGTTCACGTGTTGCTATGGTAGATATTACCGATGCGGATGTATTAGCGGTAAACGATTCGATTGTTCCGATTTCATGTCCAGGATTATGCGATGCAAGTATTATTTTAACTCCTACGGGTGGAACTCCACCTTATATTTCTTATCAATGGTCTATTATCGGTGAAACCGATTCGATTGCTTCAGGTTTATGTTCTGGAACGTATTATTATACTGTTACCGATGCCAATAATTGTGTGGTAAGTGATAGTGTTACTATTATTGATCCGGGAACGATGACTGTAAGTATTAATGTTTTGCAGAATTTGCTTTGTCATAACGATTGCAATGGCAGTTTGGGTGTAACGGTCAACGGGGCATTAGGTCCTTATAACTATCAATGGAATAATGGTATAACCGATTCCGTTTTAGTAGGATTATGTGCAGGTTTCTATGAAGTTACCGTAACAGGTGTAGGAGGGTGTTCGGCAGTTGCTAATTTTACATTGATGAACCCTGATTCGTTACAGTTAACGTTTACCAATGTTTTACAAGTTGCTTGCGGAGGCGATTGTAGTGGAAGAGTTACAGCTTTAGTAACCGGTGGTACTCCTCCTTATACGATACAATGGGATGCCAATGCCGGTAATGCTACTACACCTACTATTGATTCACTTTGTGCAAACTTATATTTTGTAACCGTAACCGATCAAAATGGTTGTAGCTTAACTTCGATGTTTGAAATTACCGATACCTCGCACTTAGAATTGCATATTATCGATTCGAGCATGGTAACTTGCTATGGACGTTGCGATGGTTGGGCTTTAGCTCAAGCACAGAATGGCTATATACCATATACATACGAATGGAATACGGTCCCAGCTCAATACAATGCTCAAGCTGTTGACTTATGTGCTGGTACATATTTAGTTACCGTAACGGACGATAGTTTATGTTCGCGTGTTAGAATGGTTACCATTACACAACCCGACAGTTTATATTTACGTGTTGTAGATAGCACTCAAATACGCTGCTATGGCGATTGCAACGGAAGTGTTACCGTTTCGCCAATAGGCGGAACCATGCCTTATACTCTTTTATGGAGCAATGCTCAAATTGATACCGTTGCTACTGGATTGTGTGCAGGTTTATACACAGCAACGTTGACTGATGCTCATAATTGCGCGGATAGCATTAAGTATATTGTATCGCAACCAACAGCTATTAACGATTCGACATCTGTTATTACCTCTTTATGTGCTCAAGGTAGCAACGATGGTTCAGTAACCCTCACCATAAATGGAGGCACACCACCTTATCAGGTTTTATGGAATACCGGCGATACACTTACACAGCTTGATAGCTTATCTTCTGGAACTTATTACTACACCATTACCGATGCTCATGGATGTATAAAACAAGATTCAGTTAATGTTCAGCCCATGATTGTAGTTCATGCTACTGCCAAGACCGATACCACTATTTGCTACGGCGATTCTGTTCAAATATTCGGATTTGGGGGGGCTGTTTATTTCTGGACTCCTTCTACAGGATTAAGTGATAGTACGGTATTTAACCCATTTGCTAAACCAACAATAACAACTACTTATTACTTTACTGTATTTGATAGTATTTGCTTCGATGTAGATTCGGTTACTATTGGTGTTTATCCGCAAATAACAGTAGATGCAGGACCAAATCAAACTATTTTATACGATCATACTACTACATTAAATGGAACATGTTCAGATGCGAATGCTACTTTCTTATGGGTTCCATCTACAGGATTAGAAGATTCTGCGAGTGCAGTTACGATTGCTCACCCGTTAGAAACCACAACGTATTATTTACTTGCTACTAATGTTAATGGTTGTACAGTAATAGATTCTGTAACAATTACCGTTATACCAAAGATACGAATACCTTCGGGCTTTACTCCTAATGGTGATGGTATAAATGATGAATGGGTAATTGATTTAATAGAATTATTCCCCAATTGCGAAGTTTATATCTATAATCGCTGGGGCGAAAAATTATACTACAGCAAAGGTTATCCGCCTTCAGAACGATGGAACGGGAAATATAAAGGGAAAGATTTACCTAGCGGAACATACTACTACATCATCAATTTACATGATGAGGCTTATCCCGATCCCATTACCGGACCAATAACTATAATGAGGTAA